AGAACACTTGCGCATAGATATGCGTGTTCGTGCGATGCACAGCCAGACGTGCGACCTGCAGCTCAGCGATCTTGACGCGCGTCTGTTTAGCGCGGCGCAGGCGAGATTGAGTCTTATCCATGATTGCGCACCCTTACTTCTTCTTCGTTTCTTTGAGGATGACGACTTCGCCGAAGTAGCGCACGCCCTTGCCCTTGTAGGGCTCCGGCGGACGGTAACCGCGAACTTCCGCAGCGACCTGGCCAACTTTCTGCTTATCGATCCCCTTGATCACGATTTCGGTTTGCGTCGGGGTTTCAACTTTGACGCCTTCCGGCATCGCGTGCACCACGGGGTGCGAGAAACCCAGCGACAGATTCAGCTTGTCGCCCTGCGCCTGCGCGCGATAACCAACGCCAACCAGCGTCAGCTTGCGCTCGAAACCCTTCGTAACGCCATTCACCATGTTCGCCACGAGGGCGCGCATCGTGCCCGACATCGCATTCGCTTCACGGCTTTCATCAGCCGGGGCGAAGTTGAGCGTGCCGTTGTCGTTTGCTACCGTAACAAGCGGATTTGCCGCTTGCGTAATCGTACCCAGCGGGCCCTTGACGGTGATTACTTCGCCGCTAAAGGCCACTTCCGCGCCTTGCGGCAGCGTAATCGGGCTTTTACCTACTCGAGACATGTTTCTTCTCCTTTTCGGCTTAAGCGACGTAGCAGAGGACTTCGCCGCCGACGCCGGTCTGGCGCGCCTTGCGGTCGGTCATCACACCCTGGGGCGTCGACACGATTGCAACGCCAAGACCGTTCATCACAACCGGAATGTCGTTACGACCGCGATACACACGCAGACCAGGCTTCGAGACGCGTTCAATGCGCTCGATAACCGGACGGCCAGCGTAGTACTTCAACGCGATATTCAATTCCGACTTCGCACCTTCAGACTTCACTGCGAAATCGTCGATATAACCTTCGTCCTTCAAAACCTGCGCAATCGCAACCTTGACTTTCGACGAGGGCATTGTCACCGATACTTTCTCAACCATCTGCGCATTGCGGATGCGAGTCAGCATATCGGCGATAGGATCACTCATACTCATTTAGATATCTCCTATTACCAGCTCGCCTTGGTCAGGCCAGGGATTTCGCCGCGGAAAGCGATTTCGCGAATCTTGCTGCGTGCCAATCCGAATTTGCGGAACGTGCCACGCGGACGACCCGTGATCGCGCAGCGATTACGCTTGCGAGTGGGGTTCGAGTTGCGGGGCAGTTGTTGCAGTTCGAGACGAGCGGCATAACGCTCTTCGTCCGACTTGCTCGCGTCATCAATGACCGCCTTCAGCGCCGTACGCTTGGGAGCGTACTTTGCAGCCAGGCGAGCACGCTTCTTTTCACGTTCGATCAGTGCCAGTTTAGCCACGGTAACCTCAGTTTCTGAACGGGAACTTGAAGCTGGCGAGCAGTGCCTTTGCTTCATCGTCAGTCTTCGCGGTCGTCGTGATGCTGATGTTCAGCCCACGAAGTGCGTCGATCTTGTCGTAATCGATCTCGGGGAAAATGATCTGCTCTTTCACACCGATGTTGTAGTTGCCGCGACCGTCGAACGCACGACCCGATACACCGCGGAAGTCACGAACCCGGGGGAGCGCAACTGTCACGAAACGATCGAGAAATTC
This window of the Caballeronia sp. SBC1 genome carries:
- the rpsH gene encoding 30S ribosomal protein S8, which encodes MSMSDPIADMLTRIRNAQMVEKVSVTMPSSKVKVAIAQVLKDEGYIDDFAVKSEGAKSELNIALKYYAGRPVIERIERVSKPGLRVYRGRNDIPVVMNGLGVAIVSTPQGVMTDRKARQTGVGGEVLCYVA
- the rplF gene encoding 50S ribosomal protein L6; amino-acid sequence: MSRVGKSPITLPQGAEVAFSGEVITVKGPLGTITQAANPLVTVANDNGTLNFAPADESREANAMSGTMRALVANMVNGVTKGFERKLTLVGVGYRAQAQGDKLNLSLGFSHPVVHAMPEGVKVETPTQTEIVIKGIDKQKVGQVAAEVRGYRPPEPYKGKGVRYFGEVVILKETKKK
- the rpsN gene encoding 30S ribosomal protein S14, translating into MAKLALIEREKKRARLAAKYAPKRTALKAVIDDASKSDEERYAARLELQQLPRNSNPTRKRNRCAITGRPRGTFRKFGLARSKIREIAFRGEIPGLTKASW